The genome window CGCCCGATTGAAACATTCGACTGCCTTTCCCCTCGTTTTCACGGAGCACGGGGCCATCATGGCGGCGTCCGTTCTCAATTCTCCTCGGGCCATCGAAGCGAGCGTCTACGTCGTCCGGGCGTTCGTCAGGATGCGAGAGGCCATGTCATCGGATCGGGAACTCGCCAAGCGCTTGGATGTGCTCGAAAAGAAGTATGCATCGCATGACGTTAGAATCAGGGAGATCTTCGACGCGATCCGGTCGTTGATGCAACCGCCGAAGACAACGAGGCGGCGGATCGGGTTTTAAGGCCAATCCAAGAACCGGGACAGTCATCGAAACCGTTGAAACAGGGACGTTCCCCCTGGTTATCTTTTTCCTTTACGGTAGACCTGTTTATGGACTAAAATCGGTCTCATGCAAATATGCCGATGAGGTGACCCATGAAAATGTCCAGCCAGATCAGGCCGATCAGCTATCTGAAGGCCCACGCCGCCGAAATCGTACGCAATATGGGCGATCAGGGGGCGCCGCTCGTTATTACCCAGAACGGTGAGGCCAAGGTTGTCCTGCAGGACATCGAAAGTTACGAGCAAACCAAGGAAACCATGGCTCTCCTGAAAATTCTTGCCCTCGGCAACCGTCAAATCGAGGCAGGCAACGTGGAACCTGCCGCTGTTGTGATCCAGCGCCTTCGTGAACGACGGATCAATCGCTGATGCCCTTCGTGGTTTTTTTGACCGCCGACGCAGCACGAGACCTTGAGGAACTCTATCAATACATCGCCCTGCATGATGCACCGGGCAAAGCGGAACACGTGCTTACGGGCATCGAGAAGGTTCTTGGCAGCCTTTC of Deltaproteobacteria bacterium contains these proteins:
- a CDS encoding ORF6N domain-containing protein; its protein translation is ARLKHSTAFPLVFTEHGAIMAASVLNSPRAIEASVYVVRAFVRMREAMSSDRELAKRLDVLEKKYASHDVRIREIFDAIRSLMQPPKTTRRRIGF
- a CDS encoding type II toxin-antitoxin system Phd/YefM family antitoxin is translated as MKMSSQIRPISYLKAHAAEIVRNMGDQGAPLVITQNGEAKVVLQDIESYEQTKETMALLKILALGNRQIEAGNVEPAAVVIQRLRERRINR